From Spartinivicinus ruber, the proteins below share one genomic window:
- the cysD gene encoding sulfate adenylyltransferase subunit CysD has protein sequence MAAKKQTHLSQLEAESIHIIREVAAEFDNPVMLYSIGKDSAVMLHLAMKAFYPGKPPFPLLHVDTTWKFKEMIQFRDQRVKELGLELLVHTNPEGLAQNISPFVHGSAKHTDIMKTQALKQALDKYGFDAAFGGARRDEEKSRAKERVYSFRDQNHRWDPKNQRPELWNIYNGKINKGESIRVFPLSNWTELDIWQYIHLENIPIVPLYFAKSRPVVNRDGVDIMVDDDRMPLVEGEKPVMKNVRFRTLGCYPLTGAIESTATTLPDIIQEMLLTKSSERQGRVIDHDSAGSMEKKKQEGYF, from the coding sequence ATGGCGGCAAAAAAGCAGACTCATTTAAGCCAACTCGAGGCTGAGAGTATTCATATTATAAGGGAAGTGGCGGCTGAGTTTGATAACCCAGTGATGCTTTACTCTATCGGCAAAGACTCAGCTGTGATGCTGCATTTGGCGATGAAAGCATTTTATCCAGGGAAGCCACCATTTCCTTTGTTGCATGTTGACACGACCTGGAAGTTCAAGGAAATGATTCAGTTTCGGGATCAGCGGGTGAAAGAGCTGGGGCTGGAGCTGCTTGTTCATACTAATCCAGAAGGTTTAGCACAAAATATAAGTCCCTTTGTACATGGTAGTGCCAAGCATACTGATATAATGAAAACTCAAGCATTGAAGCAGGCCCTTGATAAATATGGCTTTGATGCGGCATTTGGTGGTGCTCGTCGAGATGAAGAAAAGTCTCGTGCTAAAGAGCGAGTTTATTCTTTCCGTGATCAAAACCATCGTTGGGACCCTAAAAATCAACGCCCAGAATTATGGAATATTTATAATGGGAAAATAAATAAAGGCGAAAGTATCAGGGTATTTCCCTTATCAAACTGGACTGAGCTAGACATTTGGCAGTATATCCATCTAGAAAACATCCCTATTGTTCCACTTTACTTTGCTAAATCAAGGCCTGTCGTTAATCGTGATGGTGTGGATATCATGGTTGATGATGATCGCATGCCACTGGTTGAAGGTGAAAAGCCTGTAATGAAGAACGTCAGATTCCGTACGTTAGGCTGTTATCCTCTAACTGGTGCAATTGAGTCAACAGCGACTACGTTGCCAGATATTATTCAGGAAATGCTATTAACCAAAAGCTCTGAAAGACAAGGTCGGGTTATTGATCACGATAGCGCCGGCTCAATGGAAAAGAAAAAGCAGGAAGGCTATTTCTAA
- a CDS encoding Nif3-like dinuclear metal center hexameric protein produces MAISRQSLLDLLDQTLEPHFFKDYCPNGLQVEGKTEINTVVTGVTASLALIQAAIEKNADAIIVHHGYFWKGELATITGMKKRRLELLLRHEISLLAYHLPLDAHPELGNNIQLARRLNFKPETGLEQNNPRSIGLVGSLTEPQSLPELGEHLQLTLGREPLLISGGDHPIKRIAWCTGAAQGFIDQAIAHKVDAYLTGEVSEPTVHTAREMGIHFIAAGHHATERYGVKALGEYIQQQLGINHIFVDIDNPV; encoded by the coding sequence ATGGCTATTTCTCGCCAATCCTTGCTTGATTTGTTAGATCAAACTTTGGAACCCCATTTTTTTAAAGACTACTGCCCCAATGGCCTTCAAGTTGAAGGAAAGACCGAAATTAATACGGTTGTTACTGGCGTAACAGCATCGCTTGCACTTATTCAAGCAGCCATAGAGAAGAATGCTGATGCGATTATTGTCCATCATGGCTACTTCTGGAAAGGTGAGTTGGCAACTATTACAGGCATGAAAAAGCGCAGGCTTGAGCTGTTATTAAGACATGAGATTAGTTTATTGGCATATCACTTACCATTAGATGCACACCCAGAGCTGGGTAATAATATTCAACTGGCTAGGCGACTTAATTTTAAGCCAGAAACAGGCCTAGAGCAGAATAACCCAAGAAGCATCGGTTTAGTGGGCAGTTTAACTGAGCCACAGTCATTGCCTGAATTAGGAGAACATCTTCAGCTAACACTTGGCCGTGAGCCTTTATTGATATCTGGGGGAGACCACCCAATCAAACGGATTGCTTGGTGTACTGGCGCTGCTCAAGGCTTTATTGATCAGGCAATTGCCCATAAGGTTGATGCTTACCTAACTGGAGAAGTTTCTGAGCCTACTGTTCACACTGCTAGAGAGATGGGAATTCATTTTATAGCGGCAGGTCATCATGCTACTGAGCGCTATGGAGTAAAAGCGTTAGGGGAGTATATTCAACAGCAGCTTGGTATTAATCATATCTTTGTTGATATCGACAATCCAGTTTAG
- a CDS encoding S1C family serine protease: MNKLTKFLTWPAISGVLVAILILQQFPELTNKSSTPTPHLTQVSYSDGVTPASYTNDESSYTTDKSPSLAGPVSYNVAVKKAAPAVVNIYTTKIIREHRHPIFDDPFFRDFFGYDQMPNQQRMQSSLGSGVIMSPEGYVVTNNHVIQGADEIIVALQDGRDTRARVIGTDPDTDLAVLKIDMKNLPAITLAQSREADIGDVVLAIGNPFGVGQTVTMGIISATGRNKLRLSTYEDFIQTDAAINPGNSGGALINAYGDLIGINTAIFSKSGGSQGIGFAIPSEIARDVMLSIVKHGKVIRGWLGIEAQSLTPELADAFGLDNKEGILITGVYRNGPAHQAGLQRGDIITEINGMSTKAGRKVMQQVALMQPGEQVVIEAVRNGQKLVVDSVIGQRPSFKTRKKR; this comes from the coding sequence ATGAATAAACTTACTAAGTTTCTTACCTGGCCTGCTATTTCTGGGGTATTAGTTGCAATACTTATACTCCAGCAGTTTCCTGAGTTAACAAACAAATCATCGACACCTACTCCCCACTTGACTCAGGTTAGCTATAGCGATGGGGTTACTCCAGCCAGTTATACCAATGATGAATCAAGCTATACTACAGATAAATCACCTTCGCTTGCAGGGCCTGTATCATACAATGTTGCCGTTAAAAAGGCGGCACCTGCCGTAGTCAATATTTATACCACCAAAATTATTCGTGAGCATCGCCACCCCATTTTTGATGACCCTTTTTTTCGTGACTTTTTTGGCTATGACCAAATGCCTAATCAGCAACGTATGCAGTCAAGCTTAGGTTCAGGGGTAATCATGAGCCCAGAAGGTTATGTGGTAACCAATAACCATGTTATTCAGGGTGCTGATGAAATCATTGTGGCGCTACAAGATGGTAGAGACACCCGTGCTCGGGTAATAGGCACCGATCCAGATACGGACCTGGCAGTGTTAAAAATTGATATGAAAAATTTACCAGCCATTACCCTAGCCCAATCCAGAGAAGCAGACATTGGCGATGTAGTACTCGCTATCGGCAATCCTTTCGGCGTAGGGCAAACGGTGACTATGGGTATCATCAGCGCTACTGGCAGAAATAAGCTACGCCTCAGCACCTATGAAGATTTTATTCAAACTGATGCTGCCATTAACCCCGGTAATTCAGGTGGTGCACTAATTAATGCCTATGGAGATTTGATTGGCATCAATACCGCTATTTTTTCAAAGTCAGGTGGTTCACAAGGGATTGGCTTTGCCATTCCATCAGAAATTGCTCGCGATGTAATGCTATCTATCGTCAAACACGGCAAAGTGATTCGAGGCTGGCTAGGGATCGAGGCACAATCACTCACGCCAGAGTTAGCTGATGCATTTGGTTTAGACAATAAAGAAGGGATTCTAATTACTGGGGTATACCGTAATGGGCCAGCGCACCAGGCAGGACTTCAGCGAGGTGATATCATTACTGAAATTAACGGCATGTCCACTAAAGCTGGTCGCAAAGTAATGCAGCAGGTGGCTTTAATGCAACCTGGTGAGCAAGTCGTGATTGAGGCGGTTAGAAATGGGCAAAAGCTAGTCGTTGATTCCGTAATAGGACAACGACCGAGTTTCAAAACGAGAAAAAAACGCTAA
- the hisC gene encoding histidinol-phosphate transaminase — protein sequence MPQRELDQAVKARIEKWIRPDIQSLKAYQVADASGLIKLDAMENPYTWSDSLKKQWLEQMQNQSFNRYPDPQGKVVVDGLKEAFGIESHHDVLLGNGSDELIQIIIAALATDDLTVLSPEPSFVMYEMIAKFLRVNYVGVPLGKDFKLDLTAMLDAIETHQPGVVFLAQPNNPTGNLFGEEKVRRVIEAAPGLVVVDEAYLAFADSNALKLLSDYSNLVVMRTLSKVGLAGLRLGFLVGHPGWITELNKVRLPYNINQLTQASAQFALANYDQLAKQITQLVTDREQLYKSLQQLDGITVWPSQANFILFQSDKIPARELHQSLVEEGILIKCLDGAHPLLTDCLRVTIGTPEENSVFLKALAKLLQ from the coding sequence ATGCCACAGAGAGAGCTTGACCAAGCTGTTAAAGCACGGATAGAAAAGTGGATTCGCCCTGATATTCAGTCACTAAAAGCCTATCAGGTTGCTGATGCCTCTGGGTTAATAAAGTTGGATGCGATGGAGAATCCCTACACCTGGAGCGACTCCCTTAAAAAACAATGGCTGGAGCAAATGCAAAATCAGTCATTTAACCGTTATCCCGACCCGCAGGGGAAAGTGGTTGTTGACGGATTAAAAGAAGCTTTTGGCATTGAGTCCCATCATGATGTTTTATTGGGTAATGGCTCAGATGAGTTAATTCAGATAATCATTGCAGCTTTGGCTACTGATGACTTAACCGTACTGTCTCCAGAGCCTAGCTTTGTTATGTATGAAATGATCGCTAAGTTCCTAAGGGTTAACTATGTAGGCGTGCCTTTGGGTAAAGACTTTAAGCTTGATTTGACTGCAATGCTGGATGCTATTGAAACTCATCAACCTGGTGTAGTTTTCCTGGCACAACCCAATAACCCGACTGGTAATTTGTTCGGCGAAGAAAAAGTGCGTCGAGTGATAGAAGCAGCGCCAGGCTTGGTGGTAGTTGATGAGGCTTACCTGGCATTTGCAGATAGCAATGCGCTGAAGTTACTGTCTGATTACAGTAATCTAGTAGTGATGCGTACTTTATCTAAAGTCGGACTAGCAGGTTTAAGGTTAGGCTTCTTAGTGGGGCATCCTGGCTGGATAACAGAGCTTAATAAAGTGAGGCTGCCTTACAATATTAATCAGCTGACTCAGGCTAGTGCTCAGTTTGCACTGGCCAACTATGATCAACTGGCTAAGCAAATAACCCAACTGGTGACTGACCGCGAGCAGTTGTATAAGTCGCTTCAACAGCTGGATGGCATTACCGTCTGGCCAAGTCAGGCCAACTTCATTTTATTCCAAAGTGATAAGATACCTGCGAGAGAGTTGCACCAATCTCTTGTAGAAGAAGGGATTTTAATTAAGTGCCTTGATGGTGCTCATCCATTGCTCACAGACTGTCTAAGAGTAACGATAGGAACCCCAGAAGAAAATTCAGTGTTTTTAAAAGCGCTAGCTAAGTTGCTTCAATAG
- the hisD gene encoding histidinol dehydrogenase, with the protein MSGVSITRLNSAAESFNQQLDELLKWEAVSDLNVNQTVIEIIDQVRQHGDEALVTYTNQFDRLSVTSASELVVSAEALQTALEQISPEQKQALTDAADRIRQYHEEQKSCSWQYAELDGTILGQQVMPLDRVGVYVPGGKAAYPSSVLMNVIPAKVAGVKEVIMVVPTPDNQINSLVLAAAAIAGVDKVFRVGGAQAVAALAYGTATIPKVDKIVGPGNIYVATAKRMVFGQVGIDMIAGPSEILVICDGKTNPDWIAMDLFSQAEHDEDAQAILISPDSDYLEAVESSINKLLPEMERAEIICQSLTRRGAFIQVTDLDEAIEITNRIAPEHLELSIENPEQYLPVIRHAGAIFMGRHTPEALGDYCAGPNHVLPTSGTARFSSPLGVYDFEKRSSIINFSAKGAIKAGQIASVLARGEGLTAHARSAEFRMGGLREGDA; encoded by the coding sequence GTGTCTGGTGTGTCTATTACCCGGCTTAACTCAGCAGCCGAGTCGTTTAACCAGCAGTTAGACGAGTTACTTAAGTGGGAAGCAGTATCTGATCTCAATGTTAATCAAACTGTAATAGAAATTATTGATCAGGTCAGACAGCATGGAGATGAAGCATTAGTAACCTATACCAATCAATTTGATCGCCTTTCCGTCACTTCTGCATCTGAGTTAGTCGTTTCAGCAGAAGCACTTCAAACTGCATTAGAGCAAATATCCCCTGAGCAAAAACAAGCACTAACAGATGCTGCTGACCGAATTCGTCAATATCATGAAGAGCAAAAGAGCTGCTCATGGCAGTACGCTGAGCTGGATGGCACCATTCTGGGTCAACAAGTGATGCCGTTAGACCGAGTGGGGGTCTATGTGCCTGGTGGTAAGGCGGCTTATCCTTCATCAGTACTGATGAATGTGATTCCTGCAAAGGTTGCTGGGGTAAAAGAAGTCATCATGGTGGTGCCTACCCCTGATAATCAGATTAATTCACTGGTGTTAGCTGCTGCAGCGATTGCAGGGGTGGATAAAGTTTTTCGAGTTGGTGGTGCTCAGGCAGTAGCGGCTTTAGCTTATGGTACAGCTACCATCCCCAAAGTGGATAAAATCGTTGGTCCAGGCAATATTTATGTTGCCACTGCCAAACGGATGGTGTTTGGCCAGGTGGGTATCGATATGATTGCTGGTCCATCAGAGATTTTGGTGATTTGTGATGGCAAGACTAATCCGGATTGGATTGCGATGGATTTGTTTTCTCAGGCTGAGCACGATGAAGATGCTCAAGCTATTTTAATTTCCCCTGATAGTGACTATTTGGAAGCGGTTGAGAGTAGTATTAATAAGTTGCTTCCAGAAATGGAGCGAGCAGAGATTATTTGCCAGTCACTCACTCGGCGAGGGGCGTTTATTCAGGTGACTGATCTGGATGAAGCTATTGAGATTACTAACCGTATTGCCCCTGAACACTTAGAGTTGTCTATCGAGAACCCTGAACAGTATTTGCCTGTGATTCGACATGCTGGTGCTATTTTTATGGGAAGACATACCCCAGAAGCATTGGGAGATTATTGTGCGGGCCCAAATCATGTGTTACCAACTTCTGGAACCGCTCGCTTCTCATCGCCACTGGGGGTGTATGACTTTGAAAAGCGCTCTTCCATCATTAACTTTAGCGCCAAAGGTGCTATTAAAGCTGGTCAAATTGCATCGGTGTTAGCCAGAGGAGAGGGCTTAACAGCTCATGCCCGGTCTGCTGAATTCCGAATGGGTGGGTTACGTGAGGGAGATGCATAA